Genomic window (Streptomyces sp. NBC_01431):
CCTCCAGTTCCTTCAGGAGTTCGGGCCCGTTGTTGCGAACGTTGCTGACCGCCGTCGACACCGGGTAGGCCCGCAACAGGCCGCCCGGCGGCGGCACGAGCAGGCCGCGCAGTTCCGCCACGTCCGTACGGGACGGGTCGAGCCAGGACGACCAGCGGTCCGGCGTGAGCATCAGCGGCATCCGCGGGTGGATGTCGGCCAGCGAGCGGGGGCCCTCGGCCGGGGCGATGCCCAGCGGTCCCGGGTCCGCCTCGGTGGTGACCACCGAGCAGGTCGCCCACCAGGCCGAGGGGTGATCGTCCGGAAGTGTGCGGTCGCGCCAGAACTCGTACAGACCGGCCATCGCGAAGACCGAGCCGTCGGCCGGGGTGACGAAGTACGGCTGCTTGCGCGGCCGCTTCTTCTTCCCCTCGACCTCCAGGTCGCGCTCGCCGGCGCCGGTGACCCACTCGTAGTAGCCGTCGGCCGGGAGGATGCAGCGGCGGGCCGCGAAGGCCTTCTTGAACGACGGCTTCTCGTGGACGGTCTCCGCGCGGGCGTTGATCATCCGGGCCGCGCCCTCGGGCGACTTGGCCCAGGACGGGACGAGTCCCCACTTCAGCTTGCGCAGCTGACGAACCGGACGGGGGTCGTCGGCGTCTTTGAGAGGGCGCTCCAGGACGACGTAGACCTCTTTGGTCGGGGCCACGTTCCAGTCGGGCTCCAGCGGCTGCGCCGGATCTCCCGATCCCGCTCGACCGGAGGGGACCCCCATCTCGACCTCAAAGATTCCTGCGAGATCCTCGGGCCTGCGACTCGCTGCATACCTACCGCACATAGGTGCCACACTGCCACGGCGCCACCACCCCGTGAGGAGCCGTCCCAGAAATGTCCGCGCTGCAAGACTTCCAGCTCTTCGGCACCCAGAGCGCGCCCGCCCAGTGGCTGGTCGTCGCCACGGGCATAGCCGCGCTCGCCGTCGTCGTCCCGCACAGCCTGTGGCGGGTCTCCCGCAACGCCATCACCATCGCCCACGAGGGCGGCCACGGTCTGGTGGCGCTGGTCTCCGGCCGCCGTCTCGACGGCATCCGGCTGCACTCCGACACCAGTGGTCTCACCGTGAGCCGGGGCAAGCCGTACGGCCTGGGGATGATCCTCACCGCGGCCGCCGGCTACACCGCGCCGCCGCTGCTGGGCCTCGGCGGAGCCTGGCTGCTCGCCGCCCACCACGTCACGCTCCTGCTGTGGCTGGCGACGGCCCTGCTGCTCGCGATGCTGGTGATGATCCGCAACGCGTACGGGGTGCTCACCGTCGTGGTGACCGGCGCCGCCTTCCTGCTGATCTCCTGGCTGACCGGCCCCGACGTCCAGTCGGCGTTCGCCTACACGGCCGTGTGGTTCCTGCTGCTCGGCGGCGTGCGCCCGGCGTTCGAGCTACAGCGCAAGCGGCGGCGGTACAACGACGGCGACTCCGACGCCGACCAGCTCGCCCGGCTCACCCACGTACCACCAGCGCTCTGGCTCTTCCTTTTCCACGCCGTTTCTGTCTGTTCGCTGATCGGCGGTGGTCGCTGGCTGCTCGGCCTGTAGGTGGCGTCCCCACTAAAGTGAGCACCATGACCGAAACGCCCGTGCATCCCGCCCTCTGGCCCGCCCCCCTCGCGAGCGGAACCGTCGATGCGACGGTCTCCGTGCCCGGATCGAAATCGGTCACCAACCGCGGACTCGTGCTGGCCGCGCTCGCCGCCGAGCCCGGCTGGCTGCGCCGCCCCCTGCGCTCCCGCGACACCCTGCTGATGGCGGAGGCGCTGCGCACGCTCGGCGTCGGCATCGAGGAGGGCGTGGGCCCGGACGGCTCGGGCGAGGCCTGGCGGGTGATCCCGGCCGGTCTGCACGGCCCGGCCACGGTCGACGTCGGCAACGCCGGTACGGTCATGCGCTTCCTGCCCCCGGTCGCGGCCCTGGCCGACGGCCCGATCCGCTTCGACGGCGATCCGCGTTCCTACGAGCGCCCGCTCGGCGGCGTGATCAACGGTCTGCGCGCGCTCGGCGCCCGCATCGACGACGACAACCGCGGCGCGCTCCCGATGACCGTGCACGGCGCGGGCGCCCTCGAAGGCGGCCGGGTCACGATCGACGCCTCGTCCTCCTCCCAGTTCGTCTCCGCGCTGCTGCTCTCCGCACCGCGCTTCAACCAGGGCGTGGAGGTGCGCCACGTCGGGGCCACCCTGCCGTCGATGCCGCACATCCGGATGACGGTCGACATGCTGCGCTGCGTGGGCGCCCAGGTGGACGAGCCGGAGACGGGCGGCGAGCCGAACATGTGGCGGGTCTCGCACTCCGCGCTGCTCGGCCGCGACCTGACCGTCGAGCCGGACCTCTCCAACGCCCAGCCGTTCCTCGCCGCGGCCCTCGTCACGGGCGGCACCGTGGTCATCCCCGACTGGCCGATCCGCACCACCCAGCCCGGCGACCAGCTGCGCGAGATCTTCACGGAAATGGGCGGCAGCTGCCAACTGGCCGACCGCGGGCTGGTGTTCACCGGCTCCGGCAAGATCCACGGCATCGACGTGGACCTGAGTGAGGTCGGCGAGCTGACCCCCGGCATCGCGGCCGTCGCGGCCCTCGCCGACTCCCCGTCCACGTTGCGCGGCGTCGCGCACCTGCGGCTGCACGAGACGGACCGGCTGGCCGCGCTCACCAAGGAGATCAACGAGCTCGGCGGCGACGTGACGGA
Coding sequences:
- a CDS encoding SOS response-associated peptidase, giving the protein MCGRYAASRRPEDLAGIFEVEMGVPSGRAGSGDPAQPLEPDWNVAPTKEVYVVLERPLKDADDPRPVRQLRKLKWGLVPSWAKSPEGAARMINARAETVHEKPSFKKAFAARRCILPADGYYEWVTGAGERDLEVEGKKKRPRKQPYFVTPADGSVFAMAGLYEFWRDRTLPDDHPSAWWATCSVVTTEADPGPLGIAPAEGPRSLADIHPRMPLMLTPDRWSSWLDPSRTDVAELRGLLVPPPGGLLRAYPVSTAVSNVRNNGPELLKELEGPEEGTLF
- a CDS encoding M50 family metallopeptidase gives rise to the protein MSALQDFQLFGTQSAPAQWLVVATGIAALAVVVPHSLWRVSRNAITIAHEGGHGLVALVSGRRLDGIRLHSDTSGLTVSRGKPYGLGMILTAAAGYTAPPLLGLGGAWLLAAHHVTLLLWLATALLLAMLVMIRNAYGVLTVVVTGAAFLLISWLTGPDVQSAFAYTAVWFLLLGGVRPAFELQRKRRRYNDGDSDADQLARLTHVPPALWLFLFHAVSVCSLIGGGRWLLGL
- the aroA gene encoding 3-phosphoshikimate 1-carboxyvinyltransferase, with the translated sequence MTETPVHPALWPAPLASGTVDATVSVPGSKSVTNRGLVLAALAAEPGWLRRPLRSRDTLLMAEALRTLGVGIEEGVGPDGSGEAWRVIPAGLHGPATVDVGNAGTVMRFLPPVAALADGPIRFDGDPRSYERPLGGVINGLRALGARIDDDNRGALPMTVHGAGALEGGRVTIDASSSSQFVSALLLSAPRFNQGVEVRHVGATLPSMPHIRMTVDMLRCVGAQVDEPETGGEPNMWRVSHSALLGRDLTVEPDLSNAQPFLAAALVTGGTVVIPDWPIRTTQPGDQLREIFTEMGGSCQLADRGLVFTGSGKIHGIDVDLSEVGELTPGIAAVAALADSPSTLRGVAHLRLHETDRLAALTKEINELGGDVTETADGLHIRPRPLHGGIFHTYDDHRMATAGAIIGLAVKGVQIENVATTAKTLPDFPDMWTSMLAGSGN